A stretch of the Methanobacterium veterum genome encodes the following:
- a CDS encoding PadR family transcriptional regulator, with protein sequence MWDNWRDKLSSLKDVHDRLEELGRLGGLRIWIIHVLEDGPKNGVEIMDAIQEHHEAMHRMHDDRMRHMKEDKHYQQHLQRAMKRTSRRPSPGSVYPMLKKMVAEELIVKQEDGRYKLTDKGQEMAHKIFGQFRSSAGQMDRGAHAVEHSLNEIGSYISLLENIKREKLIPHEERIGELSERLKKMKDSLKE encoded by the coding sequence ATGTGGGATAACTGGAGAGATAAGTTGAGCAGTTTAAAGGACGTTCATGACAGATTGGAAGAACTAGGAAGACTTGGCGGTTTGAGAATCTGGATAATTCATGTTTTAGAGGATGGCCCAAAAAATGGTGTAGAAATTATGGACGCTATTCAAGAACATCATGAAGCAATGCATAGAATGCATGATGATCGAATGCGCCATATGAAAGAGGATAAGCATTACCAACAACATCTACAGAGGGCAATGAAACGTACATCACGAAGACCTTCACCCGGCTCAGTGTATCCAATGCTTAAAAAAATGGTTGCTGAAGAGTTAATAGTCAAACAAGAAGACGGAAGATATAAACTTACAGATAAAGGGCAAGAAATGGCCCATAAAATATTCGGACAATTCAGATCGAGTGCAGGACAAATGGATAGAGGAGCACATGCAGTAGAACACTCATTAAACGAAATTGGTAGTTATATCTCTCTCCTTGAAAATATTAAAAGAGAGAAGTTAATTCCACATGAAGAAAGAATAGGAGAACTGAGTGAAAGGCTCAAAAAAATGAAGGATTCGCTCAAAGAGTAA
- a CDS encoding ABC transporter ATP-binding protein — MTEYAIELNKLTKKFGDFTAVDDLSLTVKEGEIFGFLGPNGAGKSTTIRMLCTLAQPTSGSAKVAGYDLIKDSARVRENIGLVAEKMIMYDRLTAAENLRFFGKLYEIPKQKLEEKIDELLELVDMQEWKNTQISKFSTGMKQRINVIRALLPEPKIVFMDEPTLGLDPQTTFSIRDITREINDSGVTVILTTHAMVEAEALSDRVAIIDHGKVAALDTPQKLKNMITNSDTTVFGTKITNLTSDLIGKINSLDVVTAVSQQDDYNLKISAKGDDALNQIIDAIRHEGGNIASITNSNESTLEDVFLAVTGKEMRDQASEKAAPTHHGHGHAPKARVR, encoded by the coding sequence ATGACGGAATATGCCATAGAATTAAATAAACTCACTAAAAAGTTTGGTGATTTTACAGCAGTAGATGATTTATCACTTACTGTAAAAGAGGGAGAAATATTTGGCTTTTTAGGTCCAAATGGTGCGGGTAAAAGTACCACCATAAGAATGCTCTGTACGCTCGCCCAACCTACATCTGGATCGGCTAAAGTTGCAGGTTATGATCTGATTAAAGATTCTGCCAGAGTTCGGGAAAATATTGGACTGGTTGCAGAGAAAATGATTATGTATGACAGACTTACCGCTGCTGAAAACCTCAGGTTCTTTGGAAAACTCTATGAAATACCAAAGCAGAAACTTGAAGAAAAAATTGACGAACTGCTTGAACTGGTTGACATGCAGGAATGGAAGAACACACAGATATCTAAATTTTCCACAGGTATGAAACAGAGAATTAATGTTATCCGAGCATTATTGCCAGAGCCCAAGATTGTATTCATGGATGAACCAACACTCGGGCTTGACCCACAGACAACATTTTCCATAAGAGACATTACAAGGGAAATCAACGACAGTGGAGTAACAGTGATACTTACAACTCACGCCATGGTAGAAGCAGAAGCCTTGAGCGACAGAGTTGCTATTATCGACCATGGTAAAGTCGCTGCCCTTGATACGCCGCAGAAACTGAAGAATATGATAACAAACAGCGATACAACAGTTTTCGGCACCAAAATTACAAATCTAACATCTGATTTAATTGGAAAGATCAATTCACTTGATGTTGTAACTGCAGTATCCCAACAAGACGATTATAATCTGAAAATTAGTGCTAAAGGTGACGATGCACTTAATCAGATCATCGATGCGATCCGTCATGAAGGCGGTAATATCGCATCAATAACAAACAGCAATGAATCAACTCTAGAAGATGTTTTCTTAGCTGTAACCGGTAAAGAAATGCGTGACCAGGCCAGTGAAAAAGCAGCCCCAACACATCATGGGCATGGACATGCACCTAAAGCACGGGTGAGGTGA
- a CDS encoding 4Fe-4S binding protein: MSIRSAAARFHRMFNQRQKFGIPRVAAVVNPDKCTCCALCKSTCPFLFNAIQVDKFNGVSIEAEKCAGCGRCEKACRTNAIKVVNQNTGNEFIEINTFKARMR; the protein is encoded by the coding sequence ATGAGTATAAGAAGTGCTGCAGCTCGTTTCCACAGAATGTTTAACCAAAGACAAAAATTTGGAATACCTAGAGTCGCTGCAGTTGTAAACCCCGATAAATGCACCTGTTGTGCCCTCTGCAAAAGCACATGTCCATTTTTATTTAATGCCATTCAGGTTGATAAATTTAATGGAGTTTCAATAGAGGCTGAAAAATGTGCCGGATGTGGCCGCTGCGAAAAAGCATGCAGAACAAATGCAATTAAAGTAGTTAATCAAAATACAGGAAACGAATTTATAGAGATAAACACATTTAAAGCAAGGATGAGGTAA
- a CDS encoding ABC transporter permease, translating into MDAMKMLKDSYHVMAKDMLELRRNKMSLAALFIMPLIFLVMFGFIFPTGNTQLNMPVGLVNLDHGQGSSEFIAQLETVNNNTHYMALTNFTGVDDAMTQVKEGKLSGVIIIPQGFSDNITNGKSGTFTAYIDNSIPQSSAQIQQALSSTVINMNNIKAEANVMTLSKATNQIVNPQAMIFPYTPNVETSIPGQTNYFNFLAPGLMIMIVMMSVMTGIPEAISKEKEIGTFDGMLSAPISQISVIIGKTAALCTRGLIQCVIILAIAILLFGVTIQGNILLAFFMLLLGIFSFIGIGIMAISMSGDQASSTMIVNLLMFPMMFLGGVFYPIQQMPWFMQIISQFIPLTYAADAMRKIMLLNAGIGEVMTQIVILIVFGIVTMAIAVPLFRKSMTR; encoded by the coding sequence ATGGACGCAATGAAGATGTTAAAAGACAGTTATCATGTAATGGCTAAGGACATGCTTGAACTTAGGCGCAACAAAATGTCTCTGGCAGCCCTTTTTATCATGCCTTTGATTTTCCTGGTCATGTTCGGTTTCATTTTCCCAACTGGTAACACTCAATTGAACATGCCAGTAGGGCTGGTTAACCTAGATCATGGACAGGGAAGTAGCGAATTCATAGCACAGCTTGAAACAGTTAATAATAACACCCATTATATGGCATTAACGAACTTCACGGGTGTTGATGATGCCATGACACAGGTAAAAGAAGGAAAACTATCAGGTGTAATTATTATACCGCAGGGATTCTCCGATAATATAACAAATGGAAAATCTGGTACTTTCACGGCTTATATTGATAACAGTATACCCCAAAGCTCAGCACAGATCCAACAAGCGCTATCAAGTACAGTAATTAATATGAACAACATTAAAGCAGAAGCCAACGTCATGACCTTGAGTAAGGCTACAAATCAGATCGTTAATCCCCAGGCGATGATTTTCCCTTATACTCCAAATGTCGAGACATCTATACCTGGCCAGACAAATTACTTCAACTTCCTGGCACCTGGACTGATGATCATGATTGTGATGATGTCAGTTATGACAGGTATTCCGGAAGCCATTTCCAAAGAAAAGGAAATAGGTACATTTGACGGGATGCTATCTGCACCTATTAGTCAGATATCTGTTATAATCGGTAAAACTGCCGCATTATGTACAAGAGGTCTAATTCAATGTGTAATAATACTTGCAATCGCGATACTCCTCTTTGGAGTCACTATTCAGGGAAATATCCTGCTGGCATTCTTCATGCTTCTCCTTGGGATATTCAGCTTCATAGGAATTGGAATAATGGCCATTTCCATGTCTGGAGACCAGGCATCAAGTACAATGATCGTGAACCTGCTGATGTTCCCAATGATGTTCCTTGGAGGTGTATTCTACCCAATTCAGCAGATGCCCTGGTTCATGCAGATTATTTCGCAGTTTATTCCCCTGACATATGCTGCAGATGCAATGCGTAAAATAATGCTCTTGAACGCAGGTATCGGTGAGGTAATGACACAGATAGTCATACTTATAGTGTTTGGTATCGTTACAATGGCTATTGCCGTACCATTATTCAGAAAATCAATGACAAGATGA
- a CDS encoding class I SAM-dependent methyltransferase: MFTNLRLNMLNKKAASLENRPEEVLKNLNIHKGDIIGDVGAGGGYFTFEFSKKVGKKGRVYAIDTNQKSLAFIDNKSKKEMINNIKPVLANEKGFLLPETADIFFLRNVFHHLPEPVEYFKNIKQFLKKDGKIVIMDYKKEQSRFVGMFGHYTPEKTVIDIMKKAGFDASEKFGFLPRQSFIIFKIK; encoded by the coding sequence ATGTTTACAAACTTAAGATTGAACATGCTAAATAAAAAAGCTGCTTCACTTGAAAACAGACCAGAAGAAGTTTTAAAGAATCTAAATATACATAAAGGAGATATTATTGGAGATGTTGGTGCTGGAGGAGGATATTTTACCTTTGAATTTTCCAAAAAAGTAGGGAAAAAGGGCAGAGTATACGCAATTGATACCAACCAGAAATCACTGGCTTTTATAGATAATAAGTCAAAAAAAGAGATGATTAATAATATAAAACCAGTATTAGCTAATGAAAAAGGGTTTTTATTGCCCGAAACAGCAGATATATTCTTTTTAAGGAATGTATTTCATCATCTCCCAGAACCTGTTGAATACTTTAAAAATATAAAACAATTTTTAAAAAAAGATGGAAAAATAGTTATAATGGATTATAAAAAGGAACAATCCCGCTTTGTAGGTATGTTCGGACATTATACTCCCGAAAAAACTGTGATAGACATCATGAAGAAAGCAGGATTTGATGCATCAGAAAAATTTGGTTTCTTACCAAGGCAATCGTTTATTATATTCAAAATAAAATAA
- a CDS encoding class I SAM-dependent methyltransferase codes for MLKNKADNYKEKSKKSFNQQAENYDAGYYGKHANALYNTVLQKLNQFSFNKLLDVGCGTGNLLSLISSKYEVQIVGIDLSPEMLNIARNKLDETADLRLCDSESLPFNDNSFDMVICTDSFHHYPNPANVLAEVKRVLKAGGNFIITDPWLATPFRQFANIFMPFNKDGDIKIYGESEIRKLLENAGFNTIEWEQLNKRAFIATAHTTN; via the coding sequence ATGTTAAAAAATAAAGCAGATAATTATAAAGAAAAATCAAAGAAGAGTTTCAATCAACAGGCTGAAAACTACGACGCAGGGTATTATGGAAAGCACGCTAATGCCCTATATAACACTGTACTTCAGAAATTAAACCAATTTTCCTTTAATAAACTTTTAGATGTAGGATGTGGTACAGGAAACCTCTTATCACTCATATCTTCCAAATATGAAGTTCAAATCGTTGGAATTGACCTTTCACCAGAAATGTTAAATATTGCTCGAAATAAGCTGGACGAAACTGCAGATTTAAGACTATGCGACTCTGAAAGTCTACCATTCAATGACAACAGTTTTGATATGGTCATATGTACTGATTCATTTCATCACTACCCCAATCCTGCAAACGTTTTGGCAGAAGTTAAAAGGGTACTTAAAGCAGGAGGAAATTTCATAATTACAGATCCATGGTTAGCTACACCTTTCAGGCAATTTGCTAATATATTCATGCCTTTTAACAAAGATGGAGATATTAAAATTTACGGCGAATCAGAAATTCGTAAATTACTGGAAAATGCAGGTTTCAATACCATAGAATGGGAGCAATTAAATAAAAGAGCTTTTATAGCCACTGCACATACTACAAATTAA
- a CDS encoding DUF2226 domain-containing protein — protein MDIHELKAAIEDPSARKKFDNDPDNENNNLNEELTERDNLLEKYGLKDMEEKEIDELLGSYSRDTLNNKELESMERILSKKIHSAVMSLKAIKKAAVEVFIDYSDELYGVVTIIIEYESKGFLDKIMGHSNSVDAETIEVTQIEISELFNSYDLVENFEINIESF, from the coding sequence GTGGATATACATGAACTCAAAGCAGCAATAGAAGATCCATCAGCAAGGAAAAAGTTTGATAATGATCCCGATAATGAAAATAATAATCTGAATGAAGAGCTTACTGAAAGGGATAATCTTTTAGAGAAATATGGGCTCAAAGATATGGAAGAAAAGGAAATCGATGAACTTTTAGGATCATATAGTCGAGATACTTTAAATAATAAAGAACTTGAAAGCATGGAGCGAATTCTATCTAAGAAGATACATAGTGCTGTAATGTCTTTAAAGGCCATAAAAAAAGCTGCAGTTGAAGTATTCATAGATTATTCTGATGAATTATATGGAGTAGTGACAATCATTATAGAATATGAATCTAAAGGCTTTTTAGACAAAATAATGGGACATTCAAATAGTGTGGATGCTGAAACAATAGAAGTAACTCAAATAGAAATAAGTGAACTTTTTAATTCTTATGATCTTGTTGAAAATTTTGAAATAAATATAGAATCATTTTAA
- the ribB gene encoding 3,4-dihydroxy-2-butanone-4-phosphate synthase: protein MNQNLLAQFGNSVERVENALNSLRCGQGIIVTDDEQRENEGDIIFAAESLNEAQMAMLIRECSGIVCLCLNEEKVNELELPMMVENNSSRFKTAYTISIEAAEGVTTGVSAADRVKTVKTAIADDAQPEDLHHPGHVFPLRARPGGVLERRGHTEAVVDMMGLAGLKPCGVLCELTNPDGTMARMPEIVDFAVKHSMPVVTVEDMVNYRKQVELNSLN from the coding sequence GAAAGGGTGGAAAATGCTTTAAATTCCCTTCGCTGTGGTCAAGGTATAATAGTTACCGATGATGAGCAACGAGAAAATGAGGGGGACATAATTTTTGCTGCAGAATCCCTTAATGAGGCCCAAATGGCAATGCTTATTCGAGAATGCAGCGGTATTGTATGTTTATGTCTCAATGAAGAAAAAGTAAATGAATTAGAATTACCCATGATGGTAGAAAATAATTCAAGCCGTTTTAAAACAGCTTACACGATATCTATTGAGGCTGCAGAGGGAGTTACTACTGGTGTATCAGCGGCTGATAGAGTTAAAACAGTTAAAACTGCTATTGCAGATGATGCTCAGCCTGAAGATCTTCACCACCCCGGACATGTGTTTCCTTTAAGAGCCCGTCCTGGTGGAGTATTGGAACGTAGAGGGCATACTGAAGCAGTTGTTGATATGATGGGACTTGCTGGATTAAAACCATGTGGTGTTCTCTGTGAACTTACAAATCCTGATGGGACAATGGCACGCATGCCTGAAATAGTAGATTTTGCTGTAAAGCACAGCATGCCTGTAGTTACAGTTGAAGATATGGTTAACTACCGTAAGCAGGTTGAACTGAACAGCTTAAACTGA